The nucleotide window AGGAGATGTGCGCGCAGACGCGCGTGCTGGTGAACTGCTGCGGACCGTACCGCCACTACGGCGAGCCGGTGGTGCGGGCCGCCATCGACGCCAAGGCGCACTACGTGGACGTCAGCGGGGAGCCGCAGgtaacagtggcgtagcgtgtagATCATAGTAGCGGACGTGTCGGACGAGAAGTCGCTGCAGGAGATGTGCGCGCAGACGCGCGTGCTGGTGAACTGCTGCGGACCGTACCGCCACTACGGCGAGCCGGTGGTGCGGGCCGCCATCGACGCCAAAGCGCACTACGTGGACGTCAGCGGGGAGCCGCAGGTAAGTGGCGTAGCGTGTAGATCATAGTAGCGGACGTGGCGGACGAGAAGTCGCTGCAGGAGATGTGCGCGCAGACGCGCGTGCTGGTGAACTGCTGCGGACCGTACCGCCACTACGGCGAGCCTACGGGACTAATGGACAACTGGTTGAGTctggtagtgccggactcttaaCGGCGAAATTCCCTCCTGTCGCCCTGTTGTCCGCCTACCCGCTACACGGCAACCATTGTTGTCTATTTCATCTCCTTCTCCTTTTCTTTAATAACTCTGTCCAAGAAGGCAACGATAGTCGTTGAAATAGAAGTAGTAgaaatgttaagtgacgatgcagacTGCAGTCTAAAATCACTTGGAAAAGCTACAAGTTCATACTAGGTACCCACATTCTGATATTTTCTGCGCAACACCAtaatggaacgctaaatcttgcCTTTACCGTTGCCATCCTAATAACaattgatgtaaaatgacgttaTTGCCATCATTCcgttgaaataattatgttagatgatcgcaaaaacgaTAATCCAGCGCCACATCATGCAGTGACTCGTGTGTTTAGTCGTACATCGATTATATCATAATTAGGCATTTCCTGATCCTGGTGTATTGTATTATAGCTTTACTAGCTGTACTTACAATACTTGTTCTGACAACtgttattacaattatttagtAATAGAACCACACCTGAATTTAATCTGACTTTGTTGTGTAGAATCACATATACCTAGAGTTCCATAGTCTAGTTTCTgtataagtaaattttatttttaaaatcattcagGTATAGACCGAGCCTCGTGGTGTCACTAAATACTTAGTCACTTGGATGTAAGCATGGCCAATATCACGCGATTCGtaatggaatggaaatggaaaaAATGCAAAACCAGAAGCAAGTAGGTCTTGTATACCTACTTGCTACTGTATTGTCTTATGTACCAAATGCATCTTGTATAAAAATACAAGTAGATAGATCAtaattctaataaattaattaaaaaccgaCCAAGTCCGTGTCAGGCCTCAAGGTTCAGATTTCTGATTAGATATTCACTTAGTACTTAGATGGgcgagggtctggatccttaaaacctgctacctccaaAAGAGTTTGGTTTTCCTGTCTagattaaataattgtatttttggccCTGGACAGACCGGTATTGTGTTTTGAGTATCTACCTTAACATTGTAatatagcgccatctagcgggACTATGAGAGTTCACGAAGTAGCACAAGATAAAAGTTCGTGGAACGGTGTAGTTTAGTATTAAGATACTAGATGGCACAAAAATTAATCGAACTGTTTTGCGACGATGGGCAATTTTTTACATATGACGTTATAACGTAAAACTATCGGGCTTTACGTGTACaattactattataattaaatggTTTAATCTTGAAGACACGTTTAATTTGAAAGCCTTCCTGAGCCCAGCTGCGAACACCACCGGCACTGTGTTGCAGTTCATGGAGACGATGCAGCTGGAGTACGGCGCGCAGGCGCGCGACGCGGGCGTGTACGTGGTGAGCGCGTGCGGGTTCGACAGCATCCCCAACGACTTGGGCGTCATCTTCCTGCAGCAGAACTTCGGAGGTTCGTGTGTAaagctactaatattataaagaggtaaggcGGTATTGTAGGGGACAATccctagatctactgaaccgatttttaaaaatcttttaccacttttttattcccgtattcttaggggaaccgcggggcgtcggttagTCATGAAATAGACAGACAGTGAAATTGTCAACATTCCGAGATCCAGTCAGAAATGAGGACATCTGCAGAAGAACAGGCTACATAAGTCATGAAGCATGAGGTCCTATTAGACGGCTCACAATGTTCTTGCACAGTGTTCCTCAACCCATCACCTAATGGTGAGGATCGCATTCAAGCGGGCTACGGGGAGCAGTTGAACACgggaccgtggtgtttggaggtCCCAACAGGActtatgttcagcagtggatgaccatcggctgataatgatgacgatgatgagacTCACGTGACTAAAATCTCACTTATACAACCTATTTAATAAAGTCTTTGAATTACGAAACATTCGGATTTTCGGTTCACTGAAGTGCATGCTTGTTGCAGGCACTTTGAACTCGGTGGAGTCGTACCTGTCGTGCCGCGCGCCGGCCAACACCGGCTCTAGCGTCATCAACTACGGCACCTTTGAGTCTGCCGTCTATGGGTATTCTATATTTCTACATGATAACTGCTTAATTGGTCATTGGTTCCGTGGTAAGCTAGTTCGGCTacagacaatgaggtccagggttcgaatctcGGGTCagtccaacaaaaaaatacgttgtATATACGTTACGTACGTACgttaaacgcatttttcttacaaaaaaatctCACTAGTAGCCAGTTGGAAAGTTGGCGGCGTCGATAATAcctcgtgcctcggagagcacgcaaagccgtcggtcctgcgcctgatcatTATTTAGAGATCGAGAATCTTGAATGCACCATTGCTATGCTCAAAGTGGATATAAACGACTGCGATGAGGATCTCTCCCACACAGCAGAGCAGATATTAAGATCTCATCTTTACCGGAAACCTGCGGATAAAATCCTTGTCATACGGCGGTGGCGACTAAATTAGGAGCTGTCCTCAGCCAAAATAATATAGTGTTAGTAGAAAAAATAGGAAAGCTCTGAAGATTTCTGAAGATGACTTTTTCCGTTGTGCAAGTAAGCGACGCGGTACCACCACCGCGGTATATCCGAAGGTATAGAATACAACCCTCCCCGTAGGCGTTATACATAAACGAGAGACTAACTAGAACAAATAAGCACCTATTCTACTTACTACTAAGAGAAACTGCAAAACAAAAGCAGTGGAAATTCACAAGGATAACACGTGAAAAAATATTCGCCCGCTAAGGAGAaggtagcctagtggatattacctctgcctacAGAAAGAATGAATTTGATGTTCTTAAATGCACTCACTCAGTCGTCACAGCTTTCTCAGGCTATGACCTTACAGTGCTTCTAGGAGACTAATATAAATCTATTGTATTGTTTTCAGTATGGCGCACCACGGAGACCTGACGGCTCTGAGGAAGAAGATGTATCCCGAGAGACTGCCCACCTTCAAGCCCAAGTTGAAGCCCAGGCGAGTTGTAGGCGAAAAAGCTCCCTGCAAACGTTGTGTAACGGACAGGCGTTTTTAAAGCTATAATCTAAAATTTGTCTTAGATTGTATGGCGAAAAAAACACGGCTATCTAACTTAAGTACATTTCTTAGTTTTTTTCAATCAAGAGTTGTagtctttcaaaaaaaaacaatttttatggTCTTCACAAGAGCAATCAAACCATTAccaatacaaaaaaacataatttgtacaaacaaaGTGCCAGATATGTGAAAGAATTAATGCGACGACATTTCATAAACTTCATTGACTCATGTACAAATAACAAACCGTGTCTATGACACAGCCACACCCATCTTTTTCATCTTTATCTtctaattttaagtatttatgttgttatattcatattatccatgttgatcgctaactatgggtcttattagaaggctcaaagtcactcagcgggcaatggagcgagttatgcttggggtttctctgcgtgatcgaatcagaaatgaggagatccgcagaagaactaaagtcactgatatagtcagcgagtcgcgaaactgaagtggcaatgggcaggccacatagttcttagagccgatgggcgttgggatcataaggtgctgaaatggcgaccccgcaccagaaggCTCAGTGACAGagtgaagacatcaagcgggttgcagggagccactggatgctggcggcttgagaccgttttgtttggaagtccatgaggctgataatgatgatccatATAATATTGTTAGGTCCATCGTCCACGCGCGTGAGGACGGCTGGTGCCTGCCGTTCCCCGGCGCCGACAGCTCCGTGGTGTACCGCACGCAGCGCCAGCTGTACGAACACGAACACATTCGCCCCGCGCAGATCAAGACCTACGTCAAGATCCCCTCGCTCCTCACCACCCTCGGCGTGGCTCTCTGCGCCACCCTGCTCTACCTCATGTCCAAGACCAGCCTCACCAGGCAGCTCCTGCTGAGCTACCCGCACATCTTCTCCCTGGGCGCGGTGGTGAAGGACCAGGGCCCGAGCGAGGAGGTGACCAACAACACCACCTTCAAGTTCGAGCTGTTCGGCGAGGGTTGGGAGGCGGGAGCTGATGTGAACGCTACTCCGCCCAATAAGAAGGTTAAGGTTCAGGTCAGTGATGATTAGTTGTCTTTAAAACACtcaactttattataatatcaagttattaattatcatcatatctATAGCTAGCATATAACTCTGTGACTTCTCAAGTTGTCAGTGATACAGCAACGGCTCGAGTCAATGTCGACCGGCCGCTGCTGGTTTGCTCGATGACATTACTTTATACAAATATTGcgttttgtattaatttgtatGTACACTTTAGAATTTGCATTGTATACCTTGTATTTACGCACTATTTGTGCGTACACAAGCCGCTTTcccatacgagtaggtagagaCCGCGTCCTTCCACTTTCTCCCTTGCTATTTCATTCTCTTTAATCCTTTCATACAAGTTCGTCAGTTTAGGGTACTCTATTACTTGGCCTTTAAAGAGATTATCCTGGATACTAGACCTGGTACTGTAGccatacatttttcaagtttcgaagcgttagcgtttgtaaaaagagaatcgacgtgccacatggctccAGGCCCTGGAAACTTGATGAAATTAGCCCTTAAAAAGTAATAGATTACTTAGGCTGTATGTATATATCGACCCTTGCCTTGTTGGTCAGGTGTCGGGAGTGAACCCCGGCTACGGCGCCACCGTGGTCGCGCTGCTGTGGGCCGCGCTCACCATCCTGCGGGAGACGGACAACATGCCCAAACAGTAACGTTTCTGTTTAGTTTATTGCCTTGTTGGTCAGGTGTCGGGAGTGAACCCCGGCTACGGCGCCACCGTGGTCGCGCTGCTGTGGGCCGCGCTCACCATCCTGCGGGAGACGGACAACATGCCCAAACAGTAACGTTTCTGTTTAGTTTATTGCCTTGTTGGTCAGGTGTCGGGAGTGAACCCCGGCTACGGCGCCACCGTGGTCGCGCTGCTGTGGGCCGCGCTCACCATCCTGCGGGAGACGGACAACATGCCCAAACAGTAACGTTTCTGTTTAGTTTATTGCCTTGTTGGTCAGGTGTCGGGAGTGAACCCCGGCTACGGCGCCACCGTGGTCGCGCTGCTGTGGGCCGCGCTCACCATCCTGCGGGAGACGGACAACATGCCCAAACAGTAACGTTTCTGTTTAGTTTATTATAACTACAGATGAAAATTTACTGTTCAATACAATTAGATATCCAATAAGATTTACCATATTATTCTTCTTCATAATAGCTTCAGTTAAGGCTCAATTTCATTGAATTGCCTTACACAGAGAGTGCAGCAAATAAAAGTCAGCGtaattttgctaatttttaACATTACACGGGATCCCTTTATAAGAGAGTCAAGAGTTTAAGACTAAGCTCTCTAggttatatgatttttttaataagtatgtatatatttgcATTTTGCCAAATTATCTTTTAAGTATAATAGGTAGGTGATAATTAGTAGGTGTCCGGCCGAAACCGCGGAACTATTAAGGCGTAATTTTGTGATTATCGACAATATTGCAAAATATTGCACGTGTGTGGGCTTcctgaaattgtatttttctgcAAATTGATCTTATAAATTGTGATTTTATACATTCCctacaaactttaaaaaaagtgaTCATTATTCATGAGACCAAACAAGAAATAAGTTAAGTCCAACTATATAGACATATTTATTTTCACCAGTCAGCATTATTTTAAGAGTATGGTTCCCGGTTGTAAACATATGCCTTATGTGCCTTAATTAACAGACGCATGGGGGTTATACTTTTGCCTCCAGTTCTGTACAGTATTGCTTATACTATAAGCGATGTCTGCTCGAATGTTCATCTGttatactataattttttttcaatacaatatAAGCCTTTTATTAATTCACAACAAACCATAgatcattgtttttattttcagagCCGGCGTGATGACCACAGGAGTCGCGTTCCGAAACACGAATCTTATACAACGCTTGTGCGAGAATAACTTGAAGTTTGAAATcgttaataataacaaataaatacttactagAAACAATATATTCgcctaataaataacgttttttgtgtaagtacctacttgtggCGAGTATTGATAAGAGATATTATGAGGAAGGAGGGATTTAATTTACCCGAACCCGGCAGATCAATTCAAACACAGTTAGGTTCCGCTCAAATTGACATTGTCTAAGATCCCGTATAATAACGATGACCCTCACCGATCTGGTTAGTGGGTTGCGGGGGGAAAAGTATTTTGTATCgaattaaatatgtcaataaatataattgctaATGGATTGGCTAAAAATATCCAGTCAAGGAAATGGATAATGGATTGTCTTAACACGAAGATCATAATTGATATGCCCGCGAGCGCCCGCTAGTTTTGTATTTGGAGACCGCGCCCGCTGCCGCGCCCGCTACCGCTCCCGCCACCGCGTCCGCTACCGCGCCCGCCACCGCGCCCGCCACCTCGCCCGCCACTCAACATGAACAAGCTCTTAAAGATTTGCCATAAGAGAGACTTGTATTCCCAATTTGTATACCATGTCAAGTTGTTATAGTAAGTACTCTAGCATAGAGTACAAATTAATACAACACTACGCGTATTATTTATGTCACAATGTTCTTACTTAGTTTTCTAAATGCCTGAAAGTTTCTATGGAGCGCACATTTTATGTAACAGCCTAAGTAGGTAggcctataaatattttagtaaaataaatgtttgtaaaataaaatttgttgttttattattatatttatttattgataactagcggacgcccgcgacttcgtccgcgtgaaaccctacttttacccctccttacccctaccctaccccaaccttacccctactctatccctgccgtacccctatcctacccctaccgtagGCTACTCTATCCTATGcttaccctatcactaccctaaccctaccctacccttactctacccctaccctaccacgcgaccgcgacggaagcttaaaaaatggagtaacttctcctgttttctcaccttcactgctctgctcctgttgagtgcagcgtgatgaaaagtatactgtaacctgcccaggagtgtgaaaaataattgtaccaagtttcgttaaaatccgtcgagtagtttttgtttcaataacgaacataccactcGGCGAAAggttaaaaaattgagtaacatctcccgttttcccaacatttcccttcactgctctgctcctattgatcgtagcgtgatgaaaagtatactataacctgcccaggagtatcaagaataattgtaccaagtttcgttaaaatccgtcgagtagtttttgtttctataaaaaacatacatacagacagacagataaaaaattttctgattgcatttttggcatcagtatcgaccactaatcacccccctgatagttattaaccgacttcaaaaaaaaggaggaggtttctcaattcgaccgtatatatttttttggagatatatttcatgtacagaattgacctctctacagatttattataagtatagatttctttTAACAGAGAGGACGCAGAAGGCATGCCGTTTCCCATGTCATACAATTTCTACCAATTTGTATGACATGGGAAATAGCTTAATTTAGTGAGTAAGTTAAAGATTGTACTGGTGTCACAACATTAATCATATTCGCCTCAATAACATTGTATTACCAAAATGTACGCGGGCTTAGGACTAAAACACATGATGTCTTTCGTAACATAGTGATAAATAATTACGACATTATTATCTTAACGGAAATAGCACTATTATTAGTAATGAACTTTTTGATAAACGCTATATTGTTTATAGAAGAGACAGGGAGGCTTctaattttagtaaaaattcagACGGGGGTGGAATTTTAATCGCCGTAAAAAAGCTTAAAATTTCGAATAGAATGAGCAATTGGGACAGCGATTGTGAAGATTTGTGGATAGTAATAGAAGCACCTAATCTTAAGAACATAGGTCGATTTGTAATCTGCGccactattaaatatatattatattaaatcacttcttaaataattgtaacaGAATGTCAGAACTACATAACATGCCGACATGTATCATCGgagatttaaatttaagttgTATTGACTGGAATACGCATACAAACTCAACTGATATAAAACTTACACCCGTGGCGTAAACGCTACTTGATTTTGTATCTGAAAATGGTATGCGTCAATGTAACTCAATATTAAACAATAAGGAAAAAATACTTGATCTTGTCCTCGTTAATCTTCCTATATGCTCAGTCAGTTACTCATATAGTCACATTTGTAACATTGACCCTCTTCACCCCCCGcttgatataaatatacctaatataataccGGGAAGACTAGCTGACAATACGTTCAAACAgagttttaacttttataaagcTGATTATACATCTATTAGCGAAAAATTAAACGGCATTGATTGGACAACACTGTTAAACGTTATAGACATCGATGTAATGGTTGCAAATTTTTATGACACTCTACAAACTATTATCTGAAACATGTTCCTCTAAAAAAATTTAGAGGAAATAAATATCCAGTATGGATAACAAATGAAGTAGTCAAAAAAATTGCAGAAAAACATAAAATGCTAAAACGATTTAAAATGTTTAGGAACCCGATGGACgaaatagaattaaaattacTCCGCGATCGGTGTGATAAACTTACACGTGAGGCTTACAATAATTATGTGGTCTTGAGagtcaaatacaaaaaaatccgaaaaattTTTGGACTTATCTTAAAGGTAAACGAAATAATAGTAATTCATATCCGGCAACTATGAGTGATGGAATTAAAACTTCTAGTAAGGGAGCCGACATATGTAACATGTTTGCAAACAATTTTGCGTCAGTCTATGATGACACTTATAAATATTCACGCTACCTCCCTTATTCTTATctacaaaatattctttatctGGGTCTTAATGACAATCTTGCTAATATTGAACTAAGTCAGAATGATATTTCGAATAAGTTTAAGGGACTGAATATAAATAAAGGCGCGGGAGCAGATAATATACCCACTATATTCATTAAAAGATGTGCAACTTCTCTGGCCTTACCGTTATACCGAATCTTTAATGCCTCATTGCGCTCTGGTAACTTTCCAGCAATCTGGAAAACAGCAAAAGTCGTACCAATTTTCAAGAACGACGATGAAAAAAACGTTTGTAACTGCAGACCTATATCAATACTTTCTATATTTGCTAAAGTTTTTGAATCTCTAGTTTGTCCTTCAATTCAAATGCATCTTAAACATTATATTTCTGATCATCAACATGGATTCCTACCTGGCAGTTCAACAACATCTAACCTAGTTAGTTTCACATCCTCATAATCAGAGGCTATTGATTCACAAAAACAGGTAGATACAATTTACACGGACTTCAAGAAGGCATTTGACAAAGTGCCACACgaaattcttattaaaaaactttCCTTTTATGGAATCTCAGGTACACTATTACAGTGGCTATCATCATACCTACACAATCGATCTTTTTATGTAGTAGTAAATGGTTTCACATCCCTATCGCATACAATTACATCAGGCATTCCACAGGGTTCCCACCTCGGGCCAATCTTATTTAACGTATTTGTGAATGACATTATTTCTTGTTTTGAACATTCTACACATCTGATTCTCATGTCTGATTCGACCTTATTACAAAAGGATATCTACAGATTATCAACTTGGTGCAAATCAAATGGTATGCAACTCAATCTAAACAAATGTGTGCATATCAAATTCACACGTAATCGTAACATCATACCAACGCAATACACCTTAAATGGTAATACGCTTACTGAAGTAGACCTCATCAGAGACCTAGGTGTTCTGTTAGATCGCAAGTTAACTTATTTTAATCATATGGACAGTGTTATTAAAAAGTCATCAAAATTACTAGGATTTATTATGCGTCAAGGCCGACCACAACAACGCAATACACCTTAAATGGTAATACGCTTACTGAAGTAGACCTCATCAGAGACCTAGGTGTTCTGTTAGATCGCAAGTTAACTTATTTTAATCATATGGACAGTGTTATTAAAAAGTCATCAAAATTACTAGGATTTATTATGCGTCAAGGCCGACCACAACAACGCAATACACCTTAAATGGTAATACGCTTACTGAAGTAGACCTCATCAGAGACCTAGGTGTTCTGTTAGATCGCAAGTTAACTTATTTTAATCATATGGACAGTGTTATTAAAAAGTCATCAAAATTACTAGGATTTATTATGCGTCAAGGCCGACCACAACAACGCAATACACCTTAAATGGTAATACGCTTACTGAAGTAGACCTCATCAGAGACCTAGGTGTTCTGTTAGATCGCAAGTTAACTTATTTTAATCATATGGACAGTGTTATTAAAAAGTCATCAAAATTACTAGGATTTATTATGCGTCAAGGCCGACCACAACAACGCAATACACCTTAAATGGTAATACGCTTACTGAAGTAGACCTCATCAGAGACCTAGGTGTTCTGTTAGATCGCAAGTTAACTTATTTTAATCATATGGACAGTGTAATTAAAAAGTCATCAAAATTACTAGGATTTATTTCCTTCCCTTCCAAGCAACTCAATACTAAAGTTATATTATACAATTCTCTGGTCCGCCCTCATCTAGAGTACTGCAGTGTGGTTTGGCGACCACATTATGCTACCCACTATCTAAGACTGGAGTGTGTTCAAAAAAGATTTATGTGGCATCTATCTTATGCAGCAAATATTCACAAAACAGTCGTCTCTTATAGTGACCGTATAAGGCACTTTAGATTTTTGACGCTCGATAAAAGAAGGGACTTTAGATCTCACATTCTTATACAAATTACTGAGAAACCAGATCGACGCACCAAATCTTCTAAGCAAAATTAACTTTAGGGCACCTAGTAGATACCCTCGCAAAGCTATTACTTTACTTGTACCTACCGCAACGCACTAGAACTGTTTTTGGCGCCTATTCTACTATGCCCaggctatgtaaattatataacgcaCTTAGTCGGTCTATAGATATCCACAAAGACTCACCAAGGATATATCGCAAGTTAGTTCTGCTagatttgctaaactaatttttctttttgtttttaccaattccattttattttttgtattatatagtatattcaaatagtagttgtaaaatgtttccttttcttgttactgtaaaatgtcttttttttcttatgtaaactgatttaatgtaatcgtcaatttattttagtattaggGAAATGtacatgccgtgtctaccttcatttgattgtgcagagccttgtgtttgtgtttttttagattgtatttgtgtaaatgctgcaacagtcactggtggaccaaataaataaataaataaattcaattctaTACAATTCATGTCatatgtgtgtggattttcatcctcctcctagtaagaatagtccgcttccatcgtagtttgcatcatcacttatcatcagatgagattatagTGAAGGACTAatgtgtaaagaataaaaaaaaatcacccttGGTTGGGCTATGAAATGTTGATCTTTTATTCGTTCCAAAAAAAATCCAGCAGCACGTAGACCCTTTGGAATTTGCTACTGTTAGTTACCACATCTGTCTTTGGTAAAATGGGTttgatatacataattattatgccCATTATTGaaatctataattaattatttatgtaattagttaaaatattattttttgtaactaataCAGCCTGGTGTTGCTCTGCAGCGAGACATTTTAAATAATCAGTGCTATTAGCTAcctactttgaataaaattgtcaaaaatcatagatttgataaaaaaatcgaaataggACGGTGGAAAAAGAGCaatgaaacaaaacaaacaactatttttaaaatttctttaaaggTCCCTACTCTGTTTGCGCTAATCTTTTGACTCACCTTCATGAAATCTACCTATGGCGcagttaataatgttttatggtttgttttttgtttgttaaaatatatgcatgTGAGGTTCATCGCTATGGGGATTTTGTAATAGAAATCTCTCAACCctacgaaatatttttgtacattttggaTTAACGTCGCGTCATCAAGATCGGAAGAAAAGAAAAACGACAACAGGAAAAAAGGTAATCCAAGGTTTTCCTCTGCCTACCCATACAGTGCTTACGATGCATAGGTCAAGCCTAAGTGCTTACGACTTAGATATTAGGGCGAGCCTCATTAGTGTGTTGCGTTGCATGCAACTATTCAACGGATCGATGTCGAGCTCTGGTGCGACGACAGACAGTGTtccatgaaaaatattttttttgtatgtatcaTTGAGACTTACTGGGTGCGTGCGTCGTCCTTTACGCTGCGACGTCGTGCTTCACCGCAACGTAGGTGTGACATCTGTTGCGGCAACGCGATGCAACGCaacattaatttactttttgaaAGCAACGTACTAATGAGGCATCGTCCTTGATGTGGtacatcatttaaaattacTATATGGAAAACGTCGCAGCGTCGACGCTGCCACGGTGTGACAATGGGGCAAAAGCATTGGCTGTGACGCAGTCCGCGCTCTTTATGGCA belongs to Bicyclus anynana chromosome 10, ilBicAnyn1.1, whole genome shotgun sequence and includes:
- the LOC112046975 gene encoding LOW QUALITY PROTEIN: saccharopine dehydrogenase-like oxidoreductase (The sequence of the model RefSeq protein was modified relative to this genomic sequence to represent the inferred CDS: substituted 1 base at 1 genomic stop codon), yielding MSRLSIVIFGATGFTGKHAVAELARLSKADSGLTWGVAGRARSKLQNVLDEAAKSTGIDLSSVKIIVADVSDEKSLQEMCAQTRVLVNCCGPYRHYGEPVVRAAIDAKAHYVDVSGEPQFMETMQLEYGAQARDAGVYVVSACGFDSIPNDLGVIFLQQNFGGTLNSVESYLSCRAPANTGSSVINYGTFESAVYGMAHHGDLTALRKKMYPERLPTFKPKLKPRSIVHAREDGWCLPFPGADSSVVYRTQRQLYEHEHIRPAQIKTYVKIPSLLTTLGVALCATLLYLMSKTSLTRQLLLSYPHIFSLGAVVKDQGPSEEVTNNTTFKFELFGEGWEAGADVNATPPNKKVKVQVSGVNPGYGATVVALLWAALTILRETDNMPKQXPGVMTTGVAFRNTNLIQRLCENNLKFEIVNNNK